Proteins from a single region of Corvus moneduloides isolate bCorMon1 chromosome 19, bCorMon1.pri, whole genome shotgun sequence:
- the PIK3R6 gene encoding phosphoinositide 3-kinase regulatory subunit 6 isoform X1 — protein MESPEVESDILRRVRALLRELDGHHPSCQSDRGMLRWTLHKKIDQNPSTSCVLVRILVKELERAERGDLRHYIIPLLHTLMYTLIQAPCIPDELCARVYDFCKRLLTLPKPFCTIGLAYASRLKVERTAPGTLYQRMVISEQSLRSAPYPYQERIFIFADPELLPEAICTALVTDTEAARVSQSPRGCMSCVVTHALQAALGDTCDIHGLRARLQALPPGDVEHWFQQVVAAVECAGSEGGSERVQHTARLERIYHGLLGSLPAGNAPQEGLQGTPLPNPNISFHLWTEDEQLWKELVLFLRPLSQSCEPDCLGQDLDPIEIQDILPDCACCGQSRFSVLSTDSGIERDLPAQEEPCAPCAADTEHSRLHRKGGIKKKLSPLDSVAFLQAGSGGPGGKSPGKLPRRSGMPPEPAAPLQRLHTARVVLLGDDRILGRLAQAYHSLRKRETRRVFLTPRLNLQFYHIPVVPGQPHPSAAADHAGPEELCEVAGYLGRADPWYESNINTLCHMIPKLATMPSSPSRALVTDLFLTDVIAYYARMGTQPVCFQVHAVKVLFRDPAQEPAEDVFLTELLTQVQDSPSHRELSTTKRKTTLDGPGIDLTVTYRKVVLSDREKELALALRSTGLLMKAIPADEAAARGCLSVTITEIVRINNLAGRSFSALPPLPIQAVANRFKTRNIKIRSPEQRPFTVRLDKDSRRTYRDVIGLEVSPCLEPSYCLQKTRTMKCSPHETEDVGLVKYLPKSLLLPINTFAGVIQ, from the exons ATGGAGAGCCCAG AGGTGGAGTCGGACATCCTGCGGCGGGTGCGGGCGCTGCTGCGGGAGCTGGACGGGCACCACCCGTCCTGCCAGAGCGACCGAG GAATGCTGCGATGGACCCTGCACAAGAAAATCGACCAGAATCCCAGcaccagctgtgtcctggtcaGGATCCTGGtgaaggagctggaaagg gcAGAGCGAGGGGACCTCCGGCACTACATCATCCCCCTGCTGCACACGCTGATGTACACCTTGATACAG gctccctgcatccctgacGAGCTCTGTGCCAGGGTTTATGACTTCTGCAAGAGGCTGCTGACCCTGCCCAAGCCCTTCTGCACCATCGGGCTGGCCTATGCCAGCAGGCTGAAGGTGGAGAGGACAGCCCCAG GAACCTTGTACCAAAGGATGGTCATCTCCGAGCAAAGCCTGCGCAGCGCCCCGTACCCCTACCAGGAGAG gATTTTCATCTTTGCtgacccagagctgctgcccgAGGCCATCTGCACCGCCCTGGTCACCGACACCGAGGCGGCCCGGGTGTCCCAGAGCCCCCGGGGCTGCATGAGCTGCGTGGTCACCCACGCCCTGCAGGCGGCCCTGGGTGACACCTGCGACATCCACGGCCTCAGGGCTCGACTCCAG GCCCTGCCCCCGGGGGACGTGGAGCACTGGTTCCAGCAGGTGGTGGCGGCCGTGGAGTGTGCGGGGAGCGAGGGGGGCTCGGAGCGGGTCCAGCACAcggccaggctggagaggatCTACCACGGCCTCCTGGGCTCCCTGCCCGCAG GGAATGCTCcccaggaagggctgcaggGGACCCCTCTGCCCAACCCCAACATCAGCTTCCACCTGTGGACAGAAgatgagcagctct ggaaggagctggtgcTGTTCCTCCGCCCTCTGTCGCAGAGCTGCGAGCCCGACTGCCTCGGGCAGGACCTGGACCCCATCGAGATCCAGGACATCCTCCCGGACTGTGCCTGCTGCGGGCAGAGCCGCTTCTCCGTGCTGTCCACCGACAGCGGCATCGAGCGGGACCTGCCCGCCCAGGAGGAGCCGTGCGCTCCCTGCGCCGCGGACACCGAGCACTCCCGGCTCCACAGGAAGGGGGGCATCAAGAAAAAGCTGTCCCCGCTGGACAGCGTGGCCTTCCTGCAGGCTGGCAGCGGTGGCCCCGGGGGGAAGTCCCCCGGGAAGCTGCCCAGGAGGTCGGGAATGCCCCCGGAGCCCGCGGCCCCGCTGCAGAGGCTGCACACCGCCCgcgtggtgctgctgggggacGACCGCATCCTGGGGCGCCTGGCACAAGCCTACCACTCCCTCAG GAAACGGGAAACCCGGCGAGTGTTCCTGACGCCCAGGCTGAACCTGCAGTTCTACCACATCCCCGTGGTGCCGGGGCAGCCGCACCCCTCGGCTGCTGCG GACCACGCTGGCCCCGAGGAGCTGTGTGAGGTGGCCGGGTACCTGGGCAGAGCCGACCCCTGGTACGAGAGCAACATCAACACCCTGTGCCACATGATCCCCAAGCTGGCCACCATG CCATCGTCGCCGAGCAGGGCCCTGGTGACCGACCTGTTCCTCACCGATGTCATCGCCTACTACGCCCGCATGGGCACCCAGCCCGTCTGCTTCCAGGTGCACGCTGTCAAG GTCCTGTTCCGGGACCCGGCGCAGGAGCCGGCCGAGGACGTGTTCCTCACGGAGCTGCTGACGCAGGTGCAGGACAGCCCTTCCCACAGAG agctgagcacaaCCAAGAGGAAAACCACCCTGGATGGCCCTGGCATCGACCTCACAGTGACCTACAGGAAG GTTGTGCTCAGTGACCGGGAGAAGGagctggccctggccctgcGCTCCACGGGCCTGCTGATGAAAGCCATCCCCGCTGACGAGGCTGCAG CGCGCGGCTGTCTGAGCGTGACCATCACCGAGATCGTCAGGATCAACAACCTGGCAGGACGGTCCTTCTCA gctctccctcctctccccatccAGGCTGTGGCAAACAGGTTCAAAACACGGAATATCAAGATcaggagcccagagcagagACCCTTCACCGTGCGGCTGGACAAGGACAGCAGGAGAACCTACAGGGACGTGATCGG CCTGGAGGTGTCTCCCTGCCTCGAGCCCAGCTACTGCCTGCAGAAGACAAGGACCATGAAATGCAGCCCTCACGAAACAGAAGATGTGGGGCTTGTGAAATACCTGCCCaagtctctgctgctgcccatcaACACTTTTGCGGGAGTCATCCAgtga
- the PIK3R6 gene encoding phosphoinositide 3-kinase regulatory subunit 6 isoform X2: MESPEVESDILRRVRALLRELDGHHPSCQSDRGMLRWTLHKKIDQNPSTSCVLVRILVKELERAERGDLRHYIIPLLHTLMYTLIQAPCIPDELCARVYDFCKRLLTLPKPFCTIGLAYASRLKVERTAPGTLYQRMVISEQSLRSAPYPYQERIFIFADPELLPEAICTALVTDTEAARVSQSPRGCMSCVVTHALQAALGDTCDIHGLRARLQALPPGDVEHWFQQVVAAVECAGSEGGSERVQHTARLERIYHGLLGSLPAGNAPQEGLQGTPLPNPNISFHLWTEDEQLWKELVLFLRPLSQSCEPDCLGQDLDPIEIQDILPDCACCGQSRFSVLSTDSGIERDLPAQEEPCAPCAADTEHSRLHRKGGIKKKLSPLDSVAFLQAGSGGPGGKSPGKLPRRSGMPPEPAAPLQRLHTARVVLLGDDRILGRLAQAYHSLRKRETRRVFLTPRLNLQFYHIPVVPGQPHPSAAADHAGPEELCEVAGYLGRADPWYESNINTLCHMIPKLATMPSSPSRALVTDLFLTDVIAYYARMGTQPVCFQVHAVKVLFRDPAQEPAEDVFLTELLTQVQDSPSHRELSTTKRKTTLDGPGIDLTVTYRKVVLSDREKELALALRSTGLLMKAIPADEAAARGCLSVTITEIVRINNLAGRSFSAVANRFKTRNIKIRSPEQRPFTVRLDKDSRRTYRDVIGLEVSPCLEPSYCLQKTRTMKCSPHETEDVGLVKYLPKSLLLPINTFAGVIQ; this comes from the exons ATGGAGAGCCCAG AGGTGGAGTCGGACATCCTGCGGCGGGTGCGGGCGCTGCTGCGGGAGCTGGACGGGCACCACCCGTCCTGCCAGAGCGACCGAG GAATGCTGCGATGGACCCTGCACAAGAAAATCGACCAGAATCCCAGcaccagctgtgtcctggtcaGGATCCTGGtgaaggagctggaaagg gcAGAGCGAGGGGACCTCCGGCACTACATCATCCCCCTGCTGCACACGCTGATGTACACCTTGATACAG gctccctgcatccctgacGAGCTCTGTGCCAGGGTTTATGACTTCTGCAAGAGGCTGCTGACCCTGCCCAAGCCCTTCTGCACCATCGGGCTGGCCTATGCCAGCAGGCTGAAGGTGGAGAGGACAGCCCCAG GAACCTTGTACCAAAGGATGGTCATCTCCGAGCAAAGCCTGCGCAGCGCCCCGTACCCCTACCAGGAGAG gATTTTCATCTTTGCtgacccagagctgctgcccgAGGCCATCTGCACCGCCCTGGTCACCGACACCGAGGCGGCCCGGGTGTCCCAGAGCCCCCGGGGCTGCATGAGCTGCGTGGTCACCCACGCCCTGCAGGCGGCCCTGGGTGACACCTGCGACATCCACGGCCTCAGGGCTCGACTCCAG GCCCTGCCCCCGGGGGACGTGGAGCACTGGTTCCAGCAGGTGGTGGCGGCCGTGGAGTGTGCGGGGAGCGAGGGGGGCTCGGAGCGGGTCCAGCACAcggccaggctggagaggatCTACCACGGCCTCCTGGGCTCCCTGCCCGCAG GGAATGCTCcccaggaagggctgcaggGGACCCCTCTGCCCAACCCCAACATCAGCTTCCACCTGTGGACAGAAgatgagcagctct ggaaggagctggtgcTGTTCCTCCGCCCTCTGTCGCAGAGCTGCGAGCCCGACTGCCTCGGGCAGGACCTGGACCCCATCGAGATCCAGGACATCCTCCCGGACTGTGCCTGCTGCGGGCAGAGCCGCTTCTCCGTGCTGTCCACCGACAGCGGCATCGAGCGGGACCTGCCCGCCCAGGAGGAGCCGTGCGCTCCCTGCGCCGCGGACACCGAGCACTCCCGGCTCCACAGGAAGGGGGGCATCAAGAAAAAGCTGTCCCCGCTGGACAGCGTGGCCTTCCTGCAGGCTGGCAGCGGTGGCCCCGGGGGGAAGTCCCCCGGGAAGCTGCCCAGGAGGTCGGGAATGCCCCCGGAGCCCGCGGCCCCGCTGCAGAGGCTGCACACCGCCCgcgtggtgctgctgggggacGACCGCATCCTGGGGCGCCTGGCACAAGCCTACCACTCCCTCAG GAAACGGGAAACCCGGCGAGTGTTCCTGACGCCCAGGCTGAACCTGCAGTTCTACCACATCCCCGTGGTGCCGGGGCAGCCGCACCCCTCGGCTGCTGCG GACCACGCTGGCCCCGAGGAGCTGTGTGAGGTGGCCGGGTACCTGGGCAGAGCCGACCCCTGGTACGAGAGCAACATCAACACCCTGTGCCACATGATCCCCAAGCTGGCCACCATG CCATCGTCGCCGAGCAGGGCCCTGGTGACCGACCTGTTCCTCACCGATGTCATCGCCTACTACGCCCGCATGGGCACCCAGCCCGTCTGCTTCCAGGTGCACGCTGTCAAG GTCCTGTTCCGGGACCCGGCGCAGGAGCCGGCCGAGGACGTGTTCCTCACGGAGCTGCTGACGCAGGTGCAGGACAGCCCTTCCCACAGAG agctgagcacaaCCAAGAGGAAAACCACCCTGGATGGCCCTGGCATCGACCTCACAGTGACCTACAGGAAG GTTGTGCTCAGTGACCGGGAGAAGGagctggccctggccctgcGCTCCACGGGCCTGCTGATGAAAGCCATCCCCGCTGACGAGGCTGCAG CGCGCGGCTGTCTGAGCGTGACCATCACCGAGATCGTCAGGATCAACAACCTGGCAGGACGGTCCTTCTCA GCTGTGGCAAACAGGTTCAAAACACGGAATATCAAGATcaggagcccagagcagagACCCTTCACCGTGCGGCTGGACAAGGACAGCAGGAGAACCTACAGGGACGTGATCGG CCTGGAGGTGTCTCCCTGCCTCGAGCCCAGCTACTGCCTGCAGAAGACAAGGACCATGAAATGCAGCCCTCACGAAACAGAAGATGTGGGGCTTGTGAAATACCTGCCCaagtctctgctgctgcccatcaACACTTTTGCGGGAGTCATCCAgtga